One part of the Gossypium raimondii isolate GPD5lz chromosome 1, ASM2569854v1, whole genome shotgun sequence genome encodes these proteins:
- the LOC105785869 gene encoding uncharacterized protein LOC105785869, which yields MVDKSVKLTKKNKRKFNSSQEKSSLRKRRRNDLLIKEAKECESSARTEPELNPSEERPWRNLQLILSLQNKQTDLQKKVELAFDFVDSEEKEVRNDVDGDDETVNISRMIVFLSDWIQSLLVSPQKTDKVDGVVDACLDFRCWRIFEFCLKESLKLHVSLNFSRNLLRAIGYIARNVLSFVSDPSVSSNESVFAGEGFELYGVVLDCVSLLFSFQHGLSNENLELWISNIDVVLQLVHKIHAQNLGGGNIGAFAMQFSCVVLEPFAKFLRIHPTRKNGFRDFVDKLLEPLLLLLDVLYGCVNENNSFLTRNLLMLVEEVLSHGLFHPVHIDGFLGLRSVEKYALKIDAKDSNVVIKSYHRHLFDKLESMVKKNIVLSGIGRLFHLFVARIKKQKGASAAGTAGKVGGTRCMEDELSGHLSTDPSPSSRAIPDNNYRSSTYSAEARKSLFDFFVQLLEPLLLEMDGYMQSNLAARVSLVDVHCTLKSINSLVASFVHGKVYVRTEDISEGACLNFLKKVYNTVISFAAKLFGLSEMGIDGKTRKEMFPLLAKELFLAVGHFLDIEYDVIGSDLISLWLMILSYLTSLSYLDLPDQSLLISPILDLGCQLVNLYSALRQVNNSIFTLCKAVRLLITHHQESETSCTRVFAYSASLSNEATAASVAILLGSQEFKLAVHHAIKSIPEGQASELIQQLTADVSESMEWLKIGCSVTDGKEIERLHVRDYGMLSIHKQLELLGRVLSEIYMVLLDSLSVTAGNCILLGPSIKELVSTIYPFTCSLGEKCLDGVNVFLFSAMGTTSENMVAENEKEKHGISIQWIFVFLFRLYMSCRSLYRQVISLTPPSTSRKLSLAMGDAFTAYTGRDWMEKSDWTDDGYFSWIINPSLSLLDLIHHITDTYIKDNIEDCCPLIYVLHIMALQRLVDLSRHRCSLEYLLEQNEKLMQVQKFDDADLSCYSKKDRKLKRRILVLEQEAVQLADFVLGYLSLVANNHSSILSSDDTSCEKMAHESDKWDFGICSVNNKSLPIAIWWIICQNIDILCIYADAKKLKKKFKTFLTLLIQTSLPCLSKSFQQVEKHKIEKDGQPKKISLYQISQGLLKDSTLYDHKFVRRNLSSRFCHALENLALLLFGDSSVSDRNFNSFPVWSEVLSTLDNSPAVVSGRRYVKHDSPTRSISNSCNEQSSMNPTALPFKTVKDCKSLLNLLCWMPKGFLSSKSFSKLATCVVHLDQLVVAELLHCQGTLSSYGCELFQLFVTCRRTLKNIIMALCEENIEASLSSLLSVAEGSYFITWLFKSVSAVTELLDTMSEDCISEYKNKKFSLMDHTSYVFFAISKYQFSQAVDFIGNSEQPCKHFSGFVSDQSILNEPLLRFNNLKDSEALKSLSIIAESLKEQAESLLSSLKEALGIAQVGIEKEAENINKMSFLVSCFGGFLWGLASALNQLGEKCGELKTKLSRWKSEPLSKIKLCTNVFVDLISDVLHMFLENGQQQRSDSDSQSSDKFDYRRDSLVFNDLVVLPCLNKHLLLGLLKGDHPDRAVLLRQLLITYSAILRLNLRVGGPLLSSGMAPLIIDMSQFLLLELVNSVQSPPPFTFVWLDGAVKYLEEVGSHFPFTDSALNENVYGKLIELHLRGIGKCISLQGKRATLESHERESSSKILHDDTGLSESFLSHGSHCVDEFKARLRRSFSVFIKNSSELQLMSTIEAIEKALVGVQGAHARIYEITAGSANGGMVSSTVAGGIDCLDLLLEHGSGRKCLSVIKRHIRGFVAALFNIILHLQSPLIFYRKSVSNEGDRNLDPGSVVLMCIEVLTRVSGKHALFQLDLCHIGQSLRIPGALFQDFHQLRISEGPISSNTFLDEQNHNSTVSIEYHVLDQQFSINLFAACCRLLYTILKHHKSECERCIAVLEESVSLLLHCLETVGADLVVRKGYFSWEIQEGVKCAGFLRRIYEEIRQQKDVFAGHCYKFLSTYIWVFSGYGPHKTGIRREIDEALKPGVYALIDACSANDLQYLHTVFGEGPCRNTLASLQRDYKLNFQYEGKV from the exons ATGGTTGATAAATCTGTGAAgttaacaaagaaaaacaagagGAAGTTTAACAGTTCCCAAGAAAAATCGAGTCTTAGAAAACGCCGCCGTAACGATTTGTTGATCAAGGAAGCAAAAGAATGTGAAAGCTCGGCGCGGACTGAACCGGAGCTGAATCCCAGTGAAGAACGCCCATGGAGAAATCTACAGTTAATTCTTTCCTTGCAAAACAAACAAACCGACCTTCAAAA AAAGGTAGAGCTggcttttgattttgttgattCAGAAGAGAAAGAAGTAAGAAACGATGTGGATGGAGATGATGAAACGGTGAATATATCTCGAATGATTGTTTTTCTAAGTGATTGGATTCAGTCATTGTTAGTTTCTCCTCAAAAGACTGATAAAGTTGATGGAGTCGTTGACGCTTGTTTGGATTTTAGATGTTGGCGGATTTTTGAATTCTGTTTGAAGGAGTCTTTGAAATTGCATGTATCTTTGAATTTCTCTCGGAATTTATTAAGAGCAATTGGTTACATTGCAAGAAATGTTTTGTCTTTTGTTAGCGATCCATCTGTGTCTTCAAATGAATCAGTTTTTGCTGGTGAAGGGTTTGAATTGTATGGTGTAGTTCTTGATTGTGTTTCCTTGTTATTCTCATTCCAACATGGCTtgtcaaatgaaaatttagagTTATGGATTTCCAATATTGACGTAGTGCTTCAGCTTGTTCACAAAATTCATGCTCAGAATCTTGGTGGTGGCAATATAGGTGCATTTGCCATGCAGTTTTCTTGTGTGGTTCTTGAGCCATTTGCCAAGTTTTTGAGGATTCACCCCACTCGGAAAAATGGGTTTCGTGATTTTGTAGACAAGCTTCTTGAGCCCTTGTTGCTTCTGCTAGATGTCTTGTATGGCTGTGTTAATGAGAACAATTCTTTCTTGACAAGGAACTTGTTGATGTTGGTTGAAGAAGTATTATCTCATGGGTTATTTCATCCAGTTCATATTGATGGATTTTTAGGCTTGCGCAGTGTGGAAAAGTATGCTCTGAAAATTGATGCAAAAGACTCAAATGTGGTCATTAAAAGTTATCACAGACATTTATTTGACAAACTAGAGAGCATGGTAAAGAAGAACATAGTATTGAGTGGTATTGGACGATTATTTCACTTGTTTGTTGCTCGAATTAAAAAGCAAAAAGGAGCTTCAGCTGCAGGGACTGCTGGAAAAGTTGGAGGTACTAGGTGCATGGAAGATGAGTTATCTGGTCATTTGTCTACAGATCCATCTCCAAGTAGTAGGGCAATTCCAGATAATAACTATAGATCTAGTACTTACAGTGCAGAAGCACGGAAGtcactatttgatttttttgttcaGCTTTTGGAGCCTCTCCTGCTTGAGATGGATGGCTACATGCAATCTAACTTGGCAGCTAGGGTCTCATTGGTAGATGTTCATTGCACACTGAAGTCCATTAATAGTTTAGTTGCCAGTTTTGTACATGGAAAAGTATATGTAAGAACAGAAGATATCTCAGAAGGAGCTTGTCTTAATTTCTTGAAGAAAGTTTATAATACAGTAATCTCATTTGCTGCGAAATTATTTGGCCTGTCAGAAATGGGTATAGATGGCAAGACACGGAAGGAAATGTTTCCTTTATTAGCCAAGGAGTTATTTCTTGCTGTAGGGCACTTCTTGGATATTGAATATGATGTTATTGGGAGTGATTTAATTAGCTTATGGCTCATGATACTTTCTTACTTGACCAGTCTCTCTTATTTAGATTTACCAGATCAATCCTTATTGATTTCGCCAATACTTGATCTTGGGTGCCAGCTGGTTAATCTTTATAGCGCACTTCGCCAG GtgaataattctatttttacactCTGCAAAGCAGTGAGACTTTTGATAACACACCACCAGGAAAGTGAAACGAGCTGCACCAGAGTTTTTGCATACTCAGCATCCTTATCTAATGAAGCAACTGCAGCATCAGTGGCAATTCTTTTAGGCTCACAAGAATTTAAATTGGCTGTTCACCATGCTATTAAATCCATACCAGAAGGGCAAGCGAGTGAACTTATTCAGCAATTAACTGCAGATGTATCAGAATCGATGGAATGGTTGAAAATTGGTTGCTCAGTAACTGatggaaaagaaattgaaagattgCACGTAAGAGATTATGGCATGCTAAGCATTCACAAACAACTAGAACTCTTGGGAAGGGTGCTATCTGAAATTTATATGGTATTGCTAGACTCACTTTCAGTTACTGCAGGAAACTGCATTCTGCTTGGGCCTTCTATAAAGGAGCTAGTAAGTACTATTTATCCTTTCACTTGTAGTCTGGGAGAAAAATGCCTTGATGGTGTCAATGTGTTCCTGTTTTCTGCCATGGGAACAACTTCTGAGAATATGGTGGCTGAgaacgaaaaagaaaaacatggaaTATCAATACAATGGATCTTTGTTTTCCTATTTCGACTGTACATGTCTTGCCGAAGCTTGTACAGGCAAGTCATTAGCCTTACACCTCCCAGCACATCACGGAAATTGTCATTGGCAATGGGGGATGCATTCACAGCGTATACTGGTAGGGATTGGATGGAGAAATCAGATTGGACTGATGACGGCTACTTTTCTTGGATTATTAATCCTTCACTGTCTCTTCTTGATCTTATACATCACATAACAGACACATACATTAAAGACAACATTGAAGATTGCTGTCCACTGATTTATGTACTGCATATTATGGCTCTCCAAAGGCTAGTGGATTTAAGCAGGCATAGATGCTCTCTTGAGTATTTATTAGAGCAGAATGAGAAGCTGATGCAGGTTCAAAAGTTTGATGATGCTGATTTGTCATGTTATAGCAAAAAAGACAGAAAGTTGAAAAGACGCATCTTAGTTTTGGAGCAAGAGGCAGTGCAGCTTGCTGATTTTGTGCTGGGATACCTTTCATTAGTAGCTAATAATCACTCATCAATCCTCTCCTCTGATGACACATCTTGTGAGAAAATGGCGCATGAAAGTGATAAATGGGATTTTGGTATTTGTTCTGTGAACAATAAGTCGTTGCCGATTGCAATTTGGTGGATTATTTGccaaaatattgatattttatgcATTTATGCTGAtgctaaaaagttaaaaaagaagtTTAAAACATTCCTCACTCTTTTGATCCAGACTTCCCTTCCTTGTTTATCAAAAAGCTTTCAGCAGGTTGAAAagcataaaattgaaaaagatggtCAGCCAAAGAAAATAAGTTTGTATCAGATTTCACAAGGTCTTCTAAAAGATTCCACTCTCTATGATCATAAA TTTGTTCGCAGGAATTTGTCATCAAGGTTTTGTCATGCATTGGAGAATTTGGCGCTGTTACTGTTTGGCGATTCATCAGTTAGTGACAggaattttaattcatttcctGTTTGGTCAGAGGTTTTAAGCACACTTGATAACTCACCTGCGGTTGTTTCTGGTAGAAGATATGTTAAGCATGATTCACCTACAAgatcaatttcaaattcatgcaatGAGCAATCTTCTATGAATCCAACAGCCCTTCCTTTCAAAACTGTGAAAGATTGTAAGAGTTTGCTTAATCTTCTATGTTGGATGCCAAAAGGATTTTTGAGTTCAAAATCATTCTCCAAGCTAGCCACATGTGTCGTCCACCTTGACCA GCTTGTAGTTGCAGAGCTTTTACACTGTCAAGGAACACTGTCTTCATATGGTTGTGAGCTTTTCCAATTGTTTGTCACTTGTCGGAGgacattgaaaaatattattatggcATTGTGTGAGGAGAATATAGAAGCTAGTCTGTCTTCACTTCTTTCAGTTGCTGAGGGTTCATATTTTATCACATGGCTTTTCAAGTCAGTATCTGCTGTGACTGAACTCCTAGACACAATGTCGGAGGACTGTATTTCTGAgtacaaaaataagaaattctCATTGATGGATCACACATCTTATGTCTTCTTTGCTATAAGcaaatatcaatttagtcaGGCTGTTGATTTCATTGGAAATTCTGAGCAACCCTGTAAACATTTTTCTGGTTTTGTCAGTGATCAAAGTATTTTAAATGAACCTCTTTTGCGCTTCAATAACTTGAAAGATAGTGAAGCCTTGAAAAGTTTGTCTATTATTGCTGAGAGTTTAAAGGAACAGGCAGAGAGCTTACTTTCTTCTTTGAAAGAAGCCCTTGGTATTGCACAAGTAGGAATTGAGAAAGAAgctgaaaatattaataaaatgtcTTTCTTGGTTTCTTGCTTTGGTGGGTTTTTATGGGGCTTAGCATCTGCCTTGAATCAGTTGGGCGAAAAATGTGGGGAGCTAAAGACAAAATTGTCACGATGGAAAAGTGAGCCTCTCTCGAAAATAAAACTCTGCACAAATGTGTTTGTTGATCTTATTAGTGATGTCTTACACATGTTCCTTGAGAATGGCCAACAGCAAAGAAGTGATTCTGATTCTCAAAGTTCTGACAAGTTTGATTACAGAAGGGATTCTCtggtttttaatgatttagttgtGCTTCCTTGTCTAAATAAGCATTTGCTGCTAGGGTTGCTAAAGGGTGATCATCCTGATAGAGCAGTTTTACTTAGGCAGCTATTAATTACTTATTCTGCTATTCTAAGGCTAAATTTGCGTGTTGGTGGTCCTCTCTTGTCATCAGGCATGGCACCTCTCATAATTGACATGTCACAATTCTTGTTGTTGGAGTTGGTAAACTCAGTTCAAAGCCCGCCACCATTTACTTTTGTTTGGTTAGATGGTGCAGTTAAGTATTTGGAAGAAGTCGGGAGTCACTTTCCGTTCACTGATTCTGCCTTGAATGAAAATGTATATGGCAAGCTAATAGAATTGCATTTAAGGGGCATAGGAAAATGCATATCTTTACAAGGAAAAAGAGCTACTTTGGAATCTCATGAGCGAGAATCAAGTTCTAAGATACTCCATGATGATACTGGTTTATCCGAGTCATTTCTTTCTCATGGCTCACATTGCGTAGATGAATTCAAAGCTAGGTTGAGGAGGTCATTCAGTgtgttcattaagaattcgtcAGAGTTGCAACTAATGTCAACAATAGAGGCTATCGAGAAAGCATTGGTGGGAGTACAAGGAGCTCATGCAAGGATATATGAAATAACCGCTGGAAGTGCCAATGGTGGCATGGTCTCCTCAACTGTTGCGGGTGGCATTGACTGCTTGGATCTACTTCTTGAGCATGGTTCAG GACGCAAATGTTTGAGTGTGATTAAAAGACACATTAGAGGCTTTGTTGCTGCTCTATTCAATATAATCCTGCACTTGCAGAGTCCATTAATATTCTACAGAAAATCTGTGAGTAATGAAGGTGACAGAAACCTTGATCCGGGATCTGTTGTTCTTATGTGTATTGAGGTATTGACCAGAGTTTCTGGAAAACATGCTCTGTTTCAACTGGATCTGTGCCACATAGGGCAGTCTTTGCGTATCCCTGGTGCACTTTTTCAAGATTTCCATCAACTAAGGATTTCTGAAGGACCAATATCAAGTAACACATTTTTGGATGAACAAAATCACAATTCCACTGTAAGCATCGAATATCATGTTCTGGACCAACAGTTCTCTATAAACCTCTTTGCTGCTTGTTGCCGATTATTGTACACCATTCTGAAACATCACAAGAG